The DNA segment AATTGAGAATACTCTTTTTCAAGTTTAAGCAAATCTACATTTGGTCTGGCACCTTTTGCAACAAGTCTTGCTATTGTATCTTTCTCTTGTTCCAAAATTCCAAGACTTTTTCTAAGTTGATTTACTTTACTCTCTGCCTCTACTAACTCTTGTTTTTTTTGTTTATATTGTACATCCAAAATTGCAACTGAACTCTTCAATTCTTCAATTCTTTTTCTAAAAAGATTTTCATCTTCTCTTGCAAAAAATTCTGCGGCAACCAAAACTTTTTTGGGAAACTCAAGTTTAGGTAGAGGTAAATCCAAATTTATATTAGTTTCTGCTTCAAGTCTTGTTTTTGTAATAAGAAGATGTAAATATGTTTTTTTATTTTCTTGAAGTGAAGCTTGAAATCTTGTAGTATCAATTTTCATCAAAGGCTGGTCTTTTTTAACTAATTGCCCCTCTTTTACTAAAATATCTGCAATTACTCCTCCATCAAGACTTTGCACTGTTTTGATTTTTTCAGAAGGGATAACTTTACCTTCACCCCTTGCAAGTTCATCAATAGGAGATAAAGCTGCCCAAAGAAGTGCAATTAAAAAGAAAAGTGCGATTAAAATAAAAAGAATCAACGCTTTTTGATTTATTGTAGCGTTCTCTTGTCCATATAAAGTATTAACAAATTTTGCATCTTCATCATTTTTCATTTTGTTTTTCTCTTATTATCTTTTTTTTATCTTGAGCATTACTATTATTTGCAAAAGAATTTACAACTTTTTGTTTAGGACCATCAGCAATAATTCTTCCATCATCAATAACAATTAATCTATCAATAATAGATAAAATAGAAGGTCTATGAGTAATTATTATTACTGTTTTATCTTTTACTATATCTGCTAATTTTGATTTAAATGCCTCTTCACTTAAATCATCCATTGAGTTTGTTGGTTCATCTAAAATCAAAATATTTGGATTTGATACAAGAGCTCTTGCAAGTGTTACAGATTGTCTCTCTCCTCCACTTAAACCATCACCTCTCTCCCCTACTTGCAAATCATATCCAGATTGATGTTTCCCTAAGAAATCATGAACTCCTGAGATTTTTGAAGCTCTTAATATCTCTTCATCCGTTGCAAATTGATCTCCAATTGTTATATTATCTTTTATTGTTCCCATAAAAAGAAATGGTTCTTGAGGAACATATCCTATTGCCCTTCTTAAATCAGCAGGATCTATCTGTCTGAGTTCTGTGCTATCTATTAAAATTGAGCCCTCTGTTGGTTCATATAAATTCATCAAAAGTTTTGCAATTGTAGATTTTCCTGAACCAATTTTTCCAATTATTCCTACTTTCTCACCCTTTTTAATTTTTAAATTAATATTTTTTAATACTTTAAAATTTTGTTCTTTATATGAGAAACTTACATCTTTAAAGATAATAT comes from the Halarcobacter ebronensis genome and includes:
- a CDS encoding HlyD family type I secretion periplasmic adaptor subunit gives rise to the protein MKNDEDAKFVNTLYGQENATINQKALILFILIALFFLIALLWAALSPIDELARGEGKVIPSEKIKTVQSLDGGVIADILVKEGQLVKKDQPLMKIDTTRFQASLQENKKTYLHLLITKTRLEAETNINLDLPLPKLEFPKKVLVAAEFFAREDENLFRKRIEELKSSVAILDVQYKQKKQELVEAESKVNQLRKSLGILEQEKDTIARLVAKGARPNVDLLKLEKEYSQLEGDLKSTKLSIPRLILAIKEAENRKIEKEKIFKSEVLNELQKVNTEIKKYESKLISEEDKLSKTVLHSPVNGIIKQINMNTIGGVIKSGMDLIEIVPDSEILLVEAKIDPKDIAFINPKQQAIVKITAYDFSIYGGLEGKIVEISADSIKDKESKDDKSYYKVVVRTEKNYLEKNGEKLPIIPGMIASVDIKTGKKTILDFIMKPILKTKQNSLHER